In Desulfovibrio sp., the sequence CCACAGCGAATTTCCCTCGGAGTGGTCGCCCCAGGCCGGAGTGATTCTCGGCTGGAAGGGCTTAGAACTCCACGGGAACTACTCCCGTGGCGTAAGCTATCCCGGACTCAACGTGGCAGTCTTTTCGGCCAACGTCATTTCAACTCTCGGCCAGCGCTGGCGCGACCTCAGGGCCGAAGTCACGGACCATTTCGAGGCCGGAGCCTCCTACAGCTACGATGACAAGGCCAAGCTGGACGTGACGTTCTACTCGGACCACGGGTCGAACAAGTACGTGATGTATCCGGCCACGGGAGCTCCGCAAGGCTTCGCCAACATCGCCAAGTTCGACATCCAAGGCGTGGAATCCACCCTGACCGTCACCCCGCTCAAGAACCTGTCTTTGTTCGCTGGAATGAATTACCTGAACGTGGACCCCAAATCCCTGCCGTATTCCCCCAAGTGGACCCTCTCCTTCGGGGGCAACTACCTCTTCCTGGACCATTTCAAATTGTCCGCCGACGCCCAGTATGTCGACCAGCAGTACGTGTTGTCCCAGGCCAGGCGCATCAATGCCTACAACACCAGCAAGGTGGACGCCTTCTGGCTCTTGAACGCCAAGTTCTCCTATCTGTTCAGCTTCGAGGCATGGAAAAAAACCGATGCTGAAGTGTTCGTGGCGGTCAACAACATCACCAACACCTTCTACAAGTACCGTCCCGGCTATCCCATGCCGCCCACGTCGGTCATGACCGGCCTGTCTGTCAGTTTCTAACGAATGAGCCCGGGTGGATAAGTCCGGATACGCCATCCGGAATCCTTCCCGGCCTGGGAGTCGGCATGGAGCGCAAAACGGAAGTGAATGCGGGGTTCGACCGCTGGAGCGTGTTCGAGAAAGCCCGGAAAGCAAACCGCATGCACCACGCGCAGGCTTACCAGACCCTCCAGCACACGCTCGCAGAAACGTTCTCAATGCCGCCCCGCATCCTGGACCTGGGATGCGGCGACGCGGGCGACATGGCCGGCGTGCTCCGCTTCCAGCCCGTTCAATCCTACACCGGGGTGGACAACGACCCGGACGTGCTTTCGCGCGCGGAGATGGCTTTCAAGGAGCTTTCCGTGCCCGCGCGCCTTATTCTTGGCGGATACGAGGACGCGCTCCGCAGTGGACCCGGCAGTTACGACGTGATCTGGCTGGGGCTTTTCCTCCATCACCTCCCCGGTGCGAAGAAGCGGGAGTTCTTTCAAGAGGCCCACAGGTTGATCCGCTCCGGCGGGGTGCTGCTGGTCCACGATCCGGTGCTTAAGCAGGGCGAGACCCGCCAGGAGTACATCGCGCGCATCGAAAGCGCCTGCCGGGCGGGGTGGCCGGAACTGACGGCCGCCGAGAAGGACATGATGACCAGGCACTGGAGCCTGCACGGCCGCCAGGAAAGCCTTTCCGCGCTCGAATCCATGGCCCTGGCGGGTGGATTTGGCTGCATGGAGGTTCTCTGGAACGACCCGTGCCAATTCTATGCGGTGATGGCCTTTTGGAATTGAAGGAGAATTGCATGAGCGATCCCAGGTCAGCATTTTTCGACGAACGCGCCGCCGGGTGGGAGTCCCTGTGTTATCCGGACAAGGTCCGTGCCCGGCTGTGGCCCCTTGTGCAATCCTTGGGACTCCCCTGGGGCGGCACTGTCCTGGACATGGGCTCGGGCCCGGGGACGCTTCTGCACTATGAAAGGCGGGCCATAGGGCCTGAAGGCACCCTTTTTTCCTTCGACGTATCCTTCGAGATGATGCGCCAGGCCATGGCCAAGGACCCGGGCGGGGCCATGTGCCGCATGCAGGCAACGGCCATGCTCCTGCCGCTCAAGGACGCCTCCTTCGACGCCCTGGTCTGCTTCGCCGC encodes:
- a CDS encoding class I SAM-dependent methyltransferase translates to MERKTEVNAGFDRWSVFEKARKANRMHHAQAYQTLQHTLAETFSMPPRILDLGCGDAGDMAGVLRFQPVQSYTGVDNDPDVLSRAEMAFKELSVPARLILGGYEDALRSGPGSYDVIWLGLFLHHLPGAKKREFFQEAHRLIRSGGVLLVHDPVLKQGETRQEYIARIESACRAGWPELTAAEKDMMTRHWSLHGRQESLSALESMALAGGFGCMEVLWNDPCQFYAVMAFWN
- a CDS encoding class I SAM-dependent methyltransferase, which gives rise to MSDPRSAFFDERAAGWESLCYPDKVRARLWPLVQSLGLPWGGTVLDMGSGPGTLLHYERRAIGPEGTLFSFDVSFEMMRQAMAKDPGGAMCRMQATAMLLPLKDASFDALVCFAAFPHFSDKPAAMAEMARVSKRGGKLFIAHLLSRAELMSHHKTHPAVADDHLPDTPAMRRLFMEAGFEDPVIIDEPGRYLATARKP